Proteins from a single region of Gasterosteus aculeatus chromosome 20, fGasAcu3.hap1.1, whole genome shotgun sequence:
- the LOC120810600 gene encoding lysophosphatidylcholine acyltransferase 1, whose product MRLPSNRQCATEGDGKKMDQAPPFRNPFVHVLKFTPLEKAKIALMTVTLFPVRLLIAAFMMLLAWPFAFLATVGRSETSVEPQCLWRRLVDITLKIIMRVMWFAGGFHWVTVKGRRAMPAEAPILTLAPHSSYFDAIPVTMTMASIVMKAESKDIPLWGTLIKFIRPVFVSRSDQDSRKKTVEEIKRRAHSGGEWPQIMIFPEGTCTNRSCLITFKPGAFIPAVPVQPVVIRYPNKLDSITWTWQGPGAFEILWLTLCQLHNEFVIEFLPIYTPSEEEKNNPALFAINVRRVMAKALGVPITDYSFEDCQLAMADGQLRLPVDTCLLEFAKLVRRLGLKPCNTEKVLQDYGNKARKLEGQKLDLDDFAQFLDVPVSEMLRDIFALFDEHEDNCMDIREYVIALSVICRPAKALETMKLAFKMFEAEEDGAITEMELAVILKTALGVTHLSVSRLFTAIDPEDTGKITFDRLRCFAEQQPDFAETFLYTENAGLHSGSSHGHQTKPSLSSQSLRGTATTKTANGICPDFSPKDLGRTIGVKKLN is encoded by the exons ATGAGGTTACCGAGTAACAGGCAGTGCGCGACGGAGGGAGATGGGAAGAAGATGGACCAAGCGCCTCCGTTCAGAAACCCTTTCGTGCACGTCTTGAAATTCACCCCGCTGGAAAAAGCAAAG ATTGCGTTAATGACGGTCACGCTGTTCCCCGTCCGGCTACTCATAGCTGCGTTCATGATGCTGCTGGCTTGGCCGTTTGCCTTCCTGGCCACAGTAGGACGTTCAGAGACCAGCGTGGAACCCCAGTGCCTCTGGAGGAG ACTAGTGGACATAACTTTGAAGATCATCATGCGGGTCATGTGGTTTGCGGGTGGTTTCCATTGGGTGACTGTGAAAGGCCGAAGGGCGATGCCTGCAGAAGCACCCATCCTCACCCTGGCACCCCACTCGTCCTACTTCGATGCCATCCCAGTCACCATGACAATGGCTTCCATTGTAATGAAGGCTGAGAGCAAGGATATACCTCTCTGGGGCA CTTTGATTAAGTTCATCCGGCCAGTGTTTGTTTCGCGGTCAGACCAGGACTCCAGGAAGAAGACTGTGGAGGAGATCAAACGCAGAGCACATTCGGGAGGGGAGTGGCCTCAG ATAATGATTTTTCCAGAGGGAACATGCACTAACAGATCCTGCCTAATCACATTTAAGCCAG GGGCCTTCATCCCAGCTGTCCCAGTACAGCCTGTGGTGATTCGTTACCCTAATAAACTG GACTCAATCACATGGACTTGGCAAGGACCTGGAGC gtTTGAAATTTTGTGGCTGACACTCTGCCAGTTGCACAATGAGTTTGTCATTGAG TTCCTTCCCATCTACACACcatcagaggaggaaaaaaataacCCTGCTCTGTTTGCGATCAACGTGAGACGGGTCATGGCTAA AGCCCTCGGGGTTCCAATCACAGATTATTCATTTGAAGACTGCCAGCTGGCCATGGCAGATGGCCAACTGAGACTGCCTGTCGACACCTGTCTGCTGGAGTTTGCCAAGCTCGTCAGGAGACTGGG GCTTAAACCCTGCAACACTGAGAAGGTTTTGCAGGATTATGGGAACAAAGCCAGGAAGCTGGAAGGTCAAAAGCTGGACTTGGACGACTTTGCTCAGTTCCTGGATGTGCCAGTTTCGGAGATGTTGCGGGATATATTCGCTCTTTTTGATGAG CATGAAGATAACTGCATGGATATCAGAGAATACGTGATCGCCTTATCTGTCATATGCAGACCTGCCAAAGCTCTGGAAACGATGAAATTGGCCTTCAAG ATGTTtgaggcagaggaggacggGGCCATCACGGAGATGGAGTTGGCTGTCATCTTGAAGACAGCTTTAGGAGTGACTCATCTCAGCGTGTCACGGCTGTTTACCGCCATCGATCCTGAAGACACAGGGAAGATCACTTTTG ATAGGTTGAGATGCTTTGCGGAGCAACAGCCGGACTTTGCTGAGACCTTCCTGTACACAGAAAACGCTGGCCTCCACAGCGGCTCCAGCCACGGTCACCAAACGAAGCCCAGCCTGTCTTCCCAGAGCCTGCGCGGCACTGCCACCACCAAAACAGCCAACGGTATCTGCCCCGACTTCAGCCCCAAAGACCTTGGCCGCACAATTGGAGTCAAGAAACTCAACTGA